cttttttttttggttccgaTCCTTTCCTCAGCTGTCAAGTGCAGCAGCGCAAAACAAAGAATGTCCGAAATGCAAATCCTCACTGAGATGGAAGCTGAATATTTTATAGAATTATTCAGGGATTCTGATGAAACACAGAGACAAGCTAGACTTAAACTAGCGCGGCCAAAGCCACAGTCATTCtttaaaatgactgtttttatcgataatgcattttaaaaacaatgctTCAGCTGATCAGAAATAATGGACAGTTTGTTTGCAGAGCTACTTACGTGAGGCGCGGCGAGTCCGACACATCTGGCTTTTTCCAGACGCTCACACAGGAAGTGCTTCATCTGTTGCCACCAACTTAtgcacttttaaaatgtattcattgaAATGCCTCTGCGAATCCTACGCAGGGTTAATGAGATGCTGGAGCCAATTGCATTTCAGTGCCAGTACTTAAAAACTATACCATTAGTGGCAGATTCAATTATATACTGGGGAGGCGAGAGCGAGGTCAGCTTGAATCAAATAAGAGTTTCCATCAAAGAACGGGCCATAAATGATTTGAGGAGAAAGAATTATTTGCTTCCATAATCAGCTCTAAAGGTGCGAAAAGAAATGATTCAATTTAGTAGCGGGAAAGTCTATTATTCAGCTCACACAGCAGAAAAgagttttttaaaaattgtatttCTCAGAAAACATCCATATAGTTGTTGAAGTGGCCATAATTCATGGCATGATAATGACAAGCATCATGAGGAACATAGtcactgaaatataaatattttatttattctagcATTTGTGTCTGTCGGCATCCTGTTTGTCTTCTTTATAAGTGAATAAAGTTGAATTAAAAGCGCATGTAAACTAGTTATTGACACTGTTcgtcatgaaaatgaaataaatgaagaagagaAATGAATTGATGCCAACAAAAATGAAGCGTaacaattgtttgttttgtttgtttgtttcttctttaaataaagaaaagaaaagcgaCATTTTTAAGTAAAATAGGAAAGCACCTTTGAGCAATTTGCACACTTCGGAGAATGCaggttacattaggtaacccCATAATTCTCCTTCAGCAGGtacaacaaaagaaataaaaaaaaacagatgaaattagtttttaatacattttattacacTTTAATCAGTCATAAAGAAGATATGCAaatactgagaaaaaaaataaaaataaaaataaaaataaaaataaaaataaaaataaaaataaaaatgctgttaATTTTCAGTTATAAAAAATTATgtaaaccattttttttaaagttgaagTTGTTGAAGGATGAGGGTGGAGGGTGAatatcacttttattttggcatgaATTGGCAGCGAGTCAATGTTTTTATCCATTCACCTCTTGGTAAGTGGATTCAGCGTTTGCTTGATGGAGATATTTCCAGGAGGTTGTCGCTTCAGAGTCACACTGCAGGTCTGattaatgacacacacacacacacacacacactgttttacACACAAAGACTTTATCGATTGTTTAGTTGCTATTCTAAGTCACAGCAAACCAAGATAAAAAATAACAGAGCCGTGACACTCTGAGAAGCGGCATGAACAAGGAGACAAATCCAGACCGATGGCGTCTTCTTCTCCCCAACTTCTCGCTTCTGATTATTTACATTCATATCGCTGTGATCCAAACTGTATGAtaaaaatgcccagaaaaaGGAACATAATTGCATTGGAATCCAATTTCCATTGAAAACACTGTTTAACATTCACGACGGAGTCCCATTCTCttcccctcctctgcctctgttCTTCCTTCTGTCACTCCAAAAGCCACGGCGGAGCAGGCAGAGCTCACGGTTTGTCTCTGCGCCGGCCTCGCTGAAGTGACGCCGCAGCTGTCGGTCTGTGATAAAGAGACAAAAGAGGAGAGATTTCACACCAATTATGACACAATAATGAAGAAGTCGGTGAAAGAGGCAGAAATATTGAAGGTCAGTGTTGGAAAAGTTTGTAACAGAGACGCTTGTATATTTACAGCCTGCAGTTGCAGTAcactctgtttttcttcatcctgAGGAGTCTatgctgaaaagaaaacaacagagctcatatatttatatgaaacacaatctcttctttctctcttaCTAGGTTTCACTGGCAACAATTTATTCCAAACCGCAAGACTTTATACGCCTCAGTGCTGCTGAAAATCATGCAGTTTTCTTACTTCTTAAGATATAAATATTATAACAGCTGAGGAAGTCAGCATAAAATTTCCTGAGGGCCCACCTCAATGGCCTAAATGTTGTgaggaataataaataaataaaataaaaataaaattgaaaactaaaatacacaaaaaaaaataaggtaaaaaactaaaactaatatCTTATGTTCCATTCACAATTTATGCATCAATATTATTGTaatttagtgggaggttattaGGGGTAAGTAAAAACTgagaaaaattattttattttatttcattcagttgGTAAAGCAAAAACTTAATTTAACTTGACATTAAATATGAACGTTAGTAGCTGCATTGaatggcaaacacacacaagttcaGAGTCAAATGTGTGActtataaatacataaataaatgatatccAATCCAATACAAATGCTGTATTCAAAttataaagaataaaaatgtgggGTACAATGAGTCTGAATCTTTACTGAAAGTCTCCAATACCTTCCTTCTTTGGAGCTGTTTGCTCAAACCGTAGATGAGTAACGTCAGTAACATGAGCATCAGGATGCTAAAAGCGAGAGCTGCCCACATCCAGCCTCCGAGCCCGAGGAACAGCAGTTCACCTGACCGGTGAGTGGGAGGCGCTATTTCACAAGAGAGAGGTCACGCGTTAACACAAAGGTCTAGAGTCAGGAAGTAGAATGAGATGAGGTTCCGCTCACGGGGAGAGGTGTTGTTGGTGGGATAAGAGGCAATAGTTGTGGGTGAAGGTGCTGTGGTGGCTTCTGTAagtcacaaacacattttcgcATCAATTGATATGCACACGATGCTGTACGTATGATGTGTGTGATCATGTTGTCAACATTATTTAATGTTCATTTATCTTCATAATGAAGCTCACGAGTCCCATATCGCACTGCAACACTtggcacttttgtttttggcttGTGAGTGGGATTCTGTGATTATTCTTTTTCCAGACTTTTGGTGATAATTTTGGTGGCCTCCGATCAACCACCTTTAATTGTTGGCCATCAAACTTAGTCACGCAAAATTTCAGTCTGTTACACTCACAATCCAAacaaaattcattatttttgaagtaaaaaaaaatcacattgttAAAAATATCAGTATAAACAGAATTTATCAGTCTCTTTTGTAATAATTGAAGGTTAATTTTAGACCAGAGGTGGgtgattacattttaaaattaaaattaaaattttaatgtaacaatgacaacaaaacataacCAATATCCAAAATCTAAACTTCAgtatacaacaacaaaattaaCCTGAAAAGATTAAATATAAGTAAAGAtatgtaaatatgccatgaaacctatctAAACAATtgattttatatgcatttaatttgaatgtaaatcaacataactatgaaCCAGACACTCAGGATAAAAAGGCACtattatttcaaattattgaaataatatttgaaaatacattttctgataTTCCTTAATTTTACTTTGAGGAACATgaataacacacaaaaatgaaaagtagaACATTTTAGccttgaaacaagaacatgctatatttactgctggtggtgactgaaagaggaagaccaaaaaaaagcagaaaaattacaatatatcagttatagttttagtctgacatcaaaagggccacaaaaatacaggaaTCGAGCTGCATAAgtcccccaggccgcactttgcccaggtctgttttAGACCTAACATAAACACTAAATATGCACCTTGTCCTACTTTATTACCAACTCACACCACaggtctggatttttttcttgaagcacaaacatttatttgcttTCCCACCCATCATCAAATTCTCTTTTTGCTGCATCCATAAAGCTTAATTCTTGACATTTACGATGTCCACTTGCTGGCATATTACAGGGCACCGcttgaacatgaacatttgtaGGTTGTACTATCTGAATATTTTATTAGTTCCCTAGTATTTGATGCGCTTTTTGAATTTCAACTACTATATGTATAAATGTTTGACACCAGTGTACACAGTGTACTTCCAACTAAAACCAGTATACAAATAAAGGTCAGGTGAGGAAGAAGCATctcacaaacatatttaaaaaaactataaaatatAGAAGATAGTGACCCaccaaagaagaaaacaattttGGGAAGGCTCTGGTCATAATCTAAGGCTTCCCAATCCTTCCTCAGATGAGTCCCTCACATTACCTTTAACTGTAACATCCAGCCCGTGGCTGTACGTCTCCCCATCATGGGAGAAGACACACAACCACCTCCCTGAGTGAGAGCTGCTCAGAGGTCTGACAATCGGCATCGGATTGTTGTATAAACTCCCTCTCGGGCTCATCCACTGTACAAGCGTCTGCCGACCGGGTACATCGCAGTTGAACCATGCAGTTCCTCCCACAGTGAGTTCAGACGGCGAGACCTGGACTGTTAACATCAACATGTTTGCTTTAAAGAAGACATTATTATGACGGGGGAAATAAAGAGTTATAAAACATGCAGTTAAAGTAAAtggaaatacagtggtgcctcggttctcgaccacaatctgttccagaaggccgttccagaagcgatttgtttaaaatctgaatcgatttttcccattacaatgaatggaaaaagacataatgcgttccaagccttaaaatagtcttttgtaggagtgactgtagagtgtctgctgcaggtgcgctgttcctctatgtgtgtggccgctgcatgtgggaggggttgccgagtgagtgacgtctctccagaagtgaagaggtgcccagtgcgtgtccagctctgaatgtgcgcttctgtgcagtttggctgtgacaaagtcataaaccaagtcacgctctgtcccagactcgcctcatccctgtcccagctccagcccacaacaggacatcaaaccctggagtggaggtgtggagagcgagcacctcccctgtgacactccacCACAAAGCGCGTcttggtcagctgatcggtccgcgcacgttaggtgttttctggctttttttcgggggcgttcgagttgtggattttcgttcgaaatccaaagcaaaaaaatctcgaaatttttgttccgatttgttcgaagtctgggacgttcgaaaaccgaggtaccactgtattacagTGCTCAActatcacaaaaaaataatggagTGACTCGAtagaatattataatattattatttaatatatgtAATGGATCTCATGTCCTCAGTGAGAGGGATGTTTCACTATGAAAACAGGTGTCATCTTTGTACGGTCTTTCTGTAGAGACTGTTAAAAAGAGCTGAAGGCAAAAATCTCACCTGAGATGAGCTGAAGTATCTGCTTGCTTATCTTTCCGTCAGCATTGCACTGATACAACCCAGcgttgttttctttcacatttctgAGTTCAAGATCGATGCCTTTCTTGAGCTTTGCCTTGGGAGCGTTGCCTGATGAGCACAAACATGACTGAACCTAGCGGCTGTGTTCAGTCGCTGTGTTTTGTCACTGGCTCACCCGCGCGAACAAGGCCGCTCTTTCCATCGACGCTGAAGATGACGTCTTGTCCGTGACGCCACTCCAGGAAGCCAGTGATGGAATCCACTCCGCACTTCAGAATGACCGTCTCTCGGGGTTTAACCAGGACGAGACGCTGGGCAGTGGAGGAGAGCAGCGCTGCAGCGACACCAAGCCACGGAGGAAATATGACCAAGAGACAAGTGATCCATGTACCAATATACCAGAGTCATCTGTGAGAGTCGGCACCTGGGATCTGACCTGCAAGCGACCTGGATCAAGTTAATATTTTCTCCCCATGCTCGCTTGGGGTCTGTGTCCCAGGTGGCTGGGGATTGGCTACCACAGTAAACTCAGCAAAAAACAGGTGCCAAATTTAATCGCACCAGAAGCCGAAACTTCTTACACAGGCCATGTCagataaaatgtatatttaatgaGGAGCCTGTAAAATGCAGTCTTTGACAGGAAAAAAGTAGGATACAGTATCAGTGGTTGTTTTAATGATTGAAGGAGGCTACTGCTGTTAACCGTTCAACTGTCCTCCGTCACCACAGACTCGACAGCCTGGCCTTTCCTTGCAAACTGCAGCCAGAACTTTCATTATTTGTTGTCTGgtgtggtccgcctgcctgatgcaGTCCTCCGGAAGTTCCGAAACTGAACCGGATGTTAGTAACACGTATGTGCAAGTTCAGCaaattgtgtttactggttTTATCGTCTAAAGtacgttttttttaaaacagttgTTAAAATAGCCTATATTTAACATTAATATCAGGAAATTATATGTTTATACGCGTATACGTAAGTTTGCAGTATTTACCGTGTACATGCACATGTTTTTAGCGTAATGACATCATCCCGTTGTCAAGATCTAGATTTAGCAATTGTTTGTTAGTatctgatatatatttttttatcctgcatcctccaatacatttgacctgtgCAATGTATTGTTTATTGTTCCTGATACATTGGCATTATTGTATAGGAAACATTTTtccttacatttgtttcacCCAGATTTAACAGGAGCTGCCCCTGAAGGAGGTGTATGTCTACTGTGGTGCGGTACTTgagtttgtttatgttgttggattaaaaaaaaatagaatatcagttaaataacatacaatttctaaatctatACTATTTTAGGTTAAAAAATTATTTTAGTAAGTAAAAAACTTTTGCGCGATATAACCACGTGCGCTTACCAGtggcaatttccggttccaatttcatttaatttaacagtttgctctccagacaacagggaacctttgtcagtgcaggacttcctggtccactgatctcactgatgcacaagacacgtggcagctaggatgataacaacaacaacaaacatggaggaatccctgaacaaaagcaaacaaaagcatctgtttgcttttgttcagggatgtttttcactacacaatggccagggtttccactactctgaatggacttgaaattcttatacaaatattttcaagacattaaaagagctttagtttaaataaggtgatataaaaacttgaatatagacaccatcgtgatttattgtgctattgtcaaactgatgcaaaataaacaatatctatctatctatctatctatctgtctgtctgtctgtctgtctgtctgtctgtctctctctctctctctctctctctctatatatatatatatatatatatatatatatatatatagcagcaGGGAGAGAACTTTAAGTCAGAATAAAGGGCATGAagtgcagcaacagctgttcCCTGCGAACATTAACACTcgcataaatacatgaatatctTGCATTAAAATGGAAAGAGCAAAGTCTTGGTGCACGCTGCGAGTTCTGGTTTCTGTCAGCTGGACTCACACTGCAGTTGTGTCCTTGCTAAACTTTGTGTCTTTACATTAAAGAAGCGCTTTAGATTTGCATATTGGAGAAGGACTCACCTGACATGAAACAGAGGAGGATTCTCATTTTGGAGTCCACACTGTGGAAGACATTTTCAGACCATTTCATTGTTTCAAACAGCACTTAAACGATAAACACTTATTAAACTGTGAATGATGAGAATTTAAAGTTCAATTTTGAatcatgcagttttttttgtgttcatcaGAAGCAGcttgtataatatatatatattattttctgaCTTCCAAAAGCAGCATCTTAGGTGATGATGATATGTTCCTCTAGCCACTAAGACACGTCCCACTATCTTTGCTACTTTACACTTTCGAATGAAACTGCGGGTAACCCTTAACTatgatttttaattttaacttctctcttaattttgttttttgttttttttgtctgaacgATTAACAAGTTTTTTGTTCTGAAAGTCTTTGTTGCTGCTTCCTTCTGCTCTTGTTTCAGAGTTTgataagctaaaaaaaaaaaggattgaaaTCAAAAtcttcaaatatttttcaacatttgaaaattGAATCCTATATAATTATTGAATGGGTACATGAACATGAATTCAATGTTGTTAGCTGTTAATGAACATCAACAAGTGTAATAAATGTGATTATAAATAAATTGTgttgaataaacaaaataaggtttttttttaaagaaaataaccgaataaagaaaatgttctaattcaagTACAGCGCTTTACTCACCCtttaaaatatacttttttgttgttttaat
This window of the Synchiropus splendidus isolate RoL2022-P1 chromosome 12, RoL_Sspl_1.0, whole genome shotgun sequence genome carries:
- the LOC128768506 gene encoding uncharacterized protein LOC128768506 isoform X1 gives rise to the protein MRILLCFMSALLSSTAQRLVLVKPRETVILKCGVDSITGFLEWRHGQDVIFSVDGKSGLVRAGNAPKAKLKKGIDLELRNVKENNAGLYQCNADGKISKQILQLISVQVSPSELTVGGTAWFNCDVPGRQTLVQWMSPRGSLYNNPMPIVRPLSSSHSGRWLCVFSHDGETYSHGLDVTVKEATTAPSPTTIASYPTNNTSPPPPTHRSGELLFLGLGGWMWAALAFSILMLMLLTLLIYGLSKQLQRRKHRLLRMKKNRVYCNCRLPTAAASLQRGRRRDKP
- the LOC128768506 gene encoding uncharacterized protein LOC128768506 isoform X2, with protein sequence MRILLCFMSALLSSTAQRLVLVKPRETVILKCGVDSITGFLEWRHGQDVIFSVDGKSGLVRAGNAPKAKLKKGIDLELRNVKENNAGLYQCNADGKISKQILQLISEATTAPSPTTIASYPTNNTSPPPPTHRSGELLFLGLGGWMWAALAFSILMLMLLTLLIYGLSKQLQRRKHRLLRMKKNRVYCNCRLPTAAASLQRGRRRDKP